In a single window of the Anaerobaca lacustris genome:
- a CDS encoding CHRD domain-containing protein, translating into MNAVGIARKVCLLVAATALVPTLAPAQSLHVAWTFGDVGLESYRLDAFAPDNVGFPPLGSEDPTLPLELGRRYQVTITDYTFHPFEVIAKGPSASQDTVLLSMTVPGPFESDPEVAWTDDGRGTVAFTLTEALYRAMAEGGRNPGYRCRTHPTTMRGDFTVAGLPIGERIAPSPVRVALEPVASGLTAPLLLVPDPSVPARLYVVDQTGQIHTVEDGVLAATPLLDVSDLLVPLRTNFDERGLLGLAFHPGYADADSPGSGLFYTYTSEPLHGPADFTVDRPAEEMDHQSVIREWQAGAYGQPIDPTVSREVLRIDQPQFNHDGGHIEFGPDGYLYIALGDGGGANDTSPGHGPEGNGQNIHTILGSIVRIDPLDPDRTPDSPDATSANGAYRVPADNPFVGGDGVDEIYAYGLRNPYRFSFDRRSGALIVADVGQRFIEEINFVQKGGNYGWNRKEGSFLFDPAGVNVGLPLDDPTLIDPVAQYDHDDGIAVIGGYAYYGTEIPELWGHYLFGDWSLSFSTPSGRLFEADLFTGRIQYLQVASVGDPLGLFVKGFGQDAEGEVYLLGNTDGGPTGETGVVLKIVAAPTEFTADLSAEPAGADVTATGQARFTLDPNAAVMSYQLDVDGIVDVTQAHIHVANEPGGDGPPAVWLYPSAPPTALIPGEFSGRLGEGAITDADFVGPLAGMTMDALLTAIREGRAYVNVHTIAFPGGAIRGAVEAVRAAPPIGAVLTGAGDGTDSTATGLTLLRWSAEDTLSYELKVQALENVTQAHIHVANEPGGDGPPAVWLYPSAPPAALIPGTFTGRLGAGDITDADLVGPLAGMTVADLLSAIEEGRAYVNVHTERFPAGEIRGPLE; encoded by the coding sequence ATGAACGCAGTTGGAATCGCGCGGAAGGTCTGCCTTCTGGTGGCGGCCACAGCATTGGTGCCGACGCTGGCGCCGGCCCAATCGCTTCACGTCGCCTGGACGTTCGGAGACGTGGGTCTCGAATCCTATCGACTCGATGCCTTCGCCCCCGACAACGTCGGATTTCCCCCGCTGGGCAGCGAAGACCCCACCCTGCCACTGGAACTGGGCAGGCGGTATCAAGTCACCATCACCGATTACACATTTCACCCATTTGAAGTCATCGCCAAGGGCCCATCGGCATCGCAAGACACTGTGCTTCTGTCGATGACCGTTCCAGGTCCGTTCGAGTCCGATCCGGAGGTGGCCTGGACCGATGACGGGCGTGGCACCGTTGCGTTCACGCTCACCGAAGCCCTCTACCGGGCCATGGCCGAGGGCGGCCGCAACCCCGGCTATCGCTGCCGGACGCACCCGACCACGATGCGCGGTGATTTCACGGTCGCCGGTCTGCCCATTGGCGAGCGCATCGCACCATCACCGGTTCGGGTCGCATTGGAACCGGTGGCGTCCGGTTTGACGGCGCCGCTCCTGCTGGTGCCCGATCCGAGCGTGCCGGCGCGATTGTACGTCGTGGATCAGACCGGCCAAATCCACACCGTCGAGGACGGCGTACTGGCAGCGACGCCACTGCTGGACGTCAGCGATCTGCTCGTGCCGCTACGGACGAACTTCGACGAGCGCGGGCTTCTGGGTCTGGCCTTCCATCCTGGCTACGCCGATGCAGACAGCCCCGGATCCGGCCTGTTCTACACGTACACCAGCGAACCGCTGCACGGGCCGGCCGACTTCACGGTGGATCGGCCCGCCGAGGAAATGGACCACCAGAGCGTCATTCGGGAGTGGCAAGCCGGGGCCTACGGCCAGCCGATCGATCCGACCGTTTCGCGCGAGGTCTTGCGAATCGACCAGCCTCAATTCAATCACGACGGCGGCCACATCGAGTTCGGGCCGGACGGCTATCTCTACATCGCCTTGGGCGACGGCGGCGGCGCCAACGACACCTCGCCCGGCCATGGACCCGAGGGCAACGGACAGAACATCCATACGATCCTCGGCAGTATCGTCCGCATCGACCCGCTGGACCCGGACCGAACGCCGGACAGCCCCGATGCGACCAGCGCCAACGGCGCCTACCGTGTGCCGGCGGACAATCCGTTCGTCGGCGGTGACGGCGTCGATGAGATCTACGCCTACGGGCTCCGCAATCCGTACCGCTTCAGCTTCGATCGCCGCAGCGGCGCTCTGATCGTCGCCGACGTCGGTCAACGCTTCATCGAGGAGATCAATTTCGTCCAGAAGGGAGGCAACTACGGCTGGAACCGCAAGGAAGGTTCGTTCCTGTTCGACCCGGCCGGCGTGAATGTCGGATTGCCTCTCGACGATCCGACGCTGATCGATCCGGTGGCCCAGTACGACCACGATGATGGAATCGCCGTGATTGGAGGCTACGCGTACTACGGGACGGAAATTCCGGAACTGTGGGGGCATTACCTCTTCGGCGATTGGTCGCTCAGCTTCTCGACGCCGAGCGGTCGCCTGTTCGAGGCCGATCTGTTCACCGGTAGGATTCAGTATCTCCAGGTCGCTTCTGTGGGCGATCCGTTGGGACTGTTCGTCAAAGGGTTCGGCCAGGATGCCGAGGGTGAAGTCTATCTGCTGGGCAACACCGACGGCGGCCCGACCGGAGAGACCGGGGTGGTTCTGAAGATCGTCGCGGCGCCGACCGAATTCACCGCTGACTTGTCCGCGGAGCCCGCCGGCGCCGACGTCACGGCGACCGGACAGGCCCGCTTCACACTCGATCCGAATGCGGCGGTGATGTCGTACCAACTGGATGTAGACGGCATCGTGGATGTCACCCAGGCGCACATCCACGTCGCGAATGAACCGGGCGGGGACGGTCCGCCGGCCGTGTGGCTCTATCCGTCGGCGCCGCCGACCGCGCTGATCCCAGGCGAGTTCTCCGGCCGGCTCGGCGAAGGCGCTATCACAGACGCCGATTTCGTCGGTCCTCTGGCCGGGATGACGATGGACGCTTTGCTGACCGCGATCCGCGAGGGTCGGGCCTATGTCAACGTCCATACCATCGCATTTCCGGGCGGCGCCATTCGCGGCGCGGTGGAAGCGGTCCGGGCCGCCCCCCCAATCGGCGCCGTACTGACCGGAGCCGGTGACGGCACCGATTCGACCGCGACGGGGCTGACCCTTCTGAGGTGGAGCGCGGAGGACACACTGTCGTACGAGCTCAAGGTACAGGCCCTTGAGAATGTCACCCAGGCGCACATCCACGTCGCGAATGAACCGGGCGGGGACGGTCCGCCGGCCGTGTGGCTCTATCCGTCGGCGCCGCCGGCCGCGCTGATCCCGGGCACGTTCACCGGCCGGCTCGGCGCCGGCGACATCACGGACGCCGACCTTGTCGGGCCGCTGGCAGGAATGACAGTCGCCGACCTGCTCTCGGCTATCGAGGAAGGCCGGGCGTACGTCAACGTCCATACGGAGCGATTCCCGGCCGGCGAGATTCGCGGGCCACTGGAGTGA